A window from Brachyhypopomus gauderio isolate BG-103 chromosome 6, BGAUD_0.2, whole genome shotgun sequence encodes these proteins:
- the cbx2 gene encoding chromobox protein homolog 2: protein MEELSAVGEQVFDAECILNKRLRKGKLEYLVKWRGWSSKHNSWEPQENLLDPRLLAAFNKREQERELLLRKKGKRPRGRPRKIMEAVPPLSKSSSSSSSSSTSGTSSTSTSSSSSSEDDDDDEDDVSGDRKQKPSPRARELHPVPQKKAQIVVAKPSPPKKKRGRKPLAPELKAQRQNQAKGPRKLLKHTPKDSLSDLRTSMKKPLMPASFTYTGLSRAANREPITLHHRGSFSPNTSVKGSLGGLGAGRPAGPAPILGRPSQGKSAADLKLSVSDRGGGAGGLDLKTGACKSPGVASLNLHGTKFTASSTNGQAAGGAPTWTKKLDTPVQSSPQRPANTRPSTSSVSSVKSPSNQPASLQHARVPHGGDTCAAPGSNLRGSDGGQRKGPIQEKGTTTSPARQGAPGRPGRRDGGAERVKAEDGGIPAERLAKVGQARPQKGPALGPAQDALRDRNGGKALSGTSTGEEGSSSESEQESAFPGDRREVSVGVQTGPDWRPTRSLIEHVFVTDVTANLVTVTVKESPTSVGFFSIRNF, encoded by the exons ATGGAGGAGCTGAGCGCCGTGGGGGAGCAGGTCTTCGACGCCGAGTGCATTCTCAACAAGAGACTCCGCAAG GGGAAGCTGGAGTACCTGGTCAAGTGGAGGGGATGGTCGTCCAA GCACAATAGCTGGGAGCCACAGGAGAATCTGCTTGACCCAAGGCTGCTGGCGGCATTTAACAAGAG GGAGCAGGAACGGGAGCTACTGCTGCGTAAGAAAGGGAAGCGGCCTCGTGGAAGACCTCGGAAAATCATG GAAGCTGTTCCTCCTCTATCCAAATCCAGCAGCTCTTCATCTTCTTCCAGTACGTCCGGCACGTCCTCCACTTCTACGTCCTCATCCTCTTCGTCCGAAGATGACGACGATGATGAAGACGACGTGAGTGGAGACAGGAAGCAGAAGCCCAGTCCCCGGGCACGGGAGCTGCACCCTGTCCCCCAGAAGAAGGCCCAGATCGTGGTGGCCAAGCCCAGCCCTCCGAAGAAGAAGCGTGGCAGGAAGCCCCTGGCTCCGGAGCTGAAGGCCCAGAGGCAGAACCAGGCCAAGGGCCCACGGAAGCTTCTCAAGCACACGCCCAAAGACTCGCTGTCCGACCTGCGGACGAGCATGAAGAAGCCGCTCATGCCTGCCAGCTTCACCTACACAGGACTGAGTAGAGCTGCCAACAGGGAGCCaatcacgttgcaccacagaggATCCTTCAGCCCCAACACGTCAGTGAAGGGCTCTCTGGGCGGGTTGGGGGCGGGTCGCCCGGCCGGCCCCGCCCCTATACTCGGGCGGCCGTCGCAAGGGAAGAGCGCGGCGGATTTAAAGCTGTCAGTCTCCGACAGGGGGGGCGGAGCAGGAGGGCTGGATTTAAAAACGGGGGCGTGTAAGTCTCCGGGCGTGGCGTCGTTGAACTTACATGGCACAAAATTCACAGCTAGCAGTACCAATGGACAGGCAGCAGGGGGAGCTCCTACCTGGACGAAAAAGCTGGACACCCCAGTACAGAGTTCTCCGCAGCGGCCGGCGAACACCagaccctccacctcctccgtcTCCTCGGTGAAAAGCCCCAGCAACCAGCCCGCCAGCCTGCAGCATGCCAGAGTGCCACATGGGGGCGATACCTGCGCTGCCCCGGGCTCCAACCTCCGAGGCTCTGACGGCGGGCAGAGAAAAGGCCCAATACAGGAGAAGGGCACCACGACCAGTCCGGCCCGCCAGGGAGCGCCGGGGCGTCCGGGTAGGCGGGACGGCGGGGCAGAGAGGGTGAAGGCGGAGGACGGCGGGATCCCGGCGGAGAGGCTGGCCAAGGTGGGCCAGGCCAGGCCGCAGAAAGGCCCCGCCCTCGGCCCCGCCCAGGACGCGCTGCGGGACAGGAACGGCGGCAAGGCGCTGAGCGGCACCAGCACGGGAGAGGAGGGCAGCAGCTCGGAGTCGGAGCAGGAGTCTGCGTTTCCCGGCGACCGGCGGGAGGTGTCGGTGGGCGTTCAGACGGGCCCGGACTGGAGACCCACGCGCAGTCTGATCGAGCACGTGTTCGTCACCGACGTCACCGCCAACCTCGTCACGGTGACCGTGAAAGAGTCGCCGACCAGCGTTGGTTTCTTTAGCATCCGGAATTTCTGA
- the LOC143516305 gene encoding ectonucleotide pyrophosphatase/phosphodiesterase family member 7-like, giving the protein MLWVVCVCVCVCGSSLAAPLTQHRSTGRTKLLLISFDGFRWDYDQDVDTPNLDAMALEGVKAPYVTPSFFTMTSPTHFTLLTGKYIENHGVIHNMWFNTSTLQKKPYYQTQFVNEWWDNGSLPVWITAQRQGLRTGSLHFPGTASTYQGEAPVMKEVEPALYNYSNETAWQENVDKVIGGWFRDEGLDFVTMYFGEPDSTGHKHGPDSPQRRKMVEQVDRTVGYLRRSVQDHGLSDHLNIIITADHGMTTVFRNGLVKEIVLSKIQNFTFQDLDFHLVDYGPSGLLLPKEGKLEKVYKALKGAHPHLHVYKKEEMPQRLHFANNSRILPIILWADQGYVINGYFPVQFNKGEHGFDNHDLDMKPFFRAVGPDFRRNVVVEPFESVNIYPLMCHLLGITPEPNDGNLDFTRAMLRSSEPPGDRAPSSNVLSSVFIGLGAVTGFLCLVFVVVVTKSTLNRRRKEHGTDDQEKSDECQKKQTSF; this is encoded by the exons AtgctgtgggtggtgtgtgtgtgtgtgtgtgtgtgtggcagctctCTGGCTGCTCCGCTCACACAGCATCGCAGCACGGGCCGTACTAAGCTGCTGCTCATCTCCTTCGATGGCTTCAG GTGGGACTATGACCAGGACGTGGACACGCCGAATCTGGATGCCATGGCCCTAGAGGGGGTGAAGGCCCCATACGTGACCCCCTCCTTCTTCACCATGACCAGCCCAACGCACTTCACTCTGCTCACGG GCAAATACATCGAGAACCACGGCGTGATCCACAACATGTGGTTCAACACCAGCACCTTGCAGAAGAAGCCGTACTACCAGACCCAGTTCGTCAACGAGTGGTGGGACAACGGGAGCCTGCCCGTCTGGATCACGGCCCAGAGACAG GGTCTGCGCACGGGCTCCCTCCACTTCCCTGGCACGGCCTCCACCTATCAGGGCGAAGCCCCCGTGATGAAGGAGGTGGAGCCTGCGCTCTACAACTACAGTAACGAGACGGCCTGGCAGGAGAATGTGGACAAGGTGATTGGTGGCTGGTTCCGGGACGAGGGCCTGGACTTCGTGACCATGTACTTCGGCGAGCCGGACAGCACGGGCCACAAGCACGGGCCGGACTCTCCGCAGCGGAGGAAgatggtggagcaggtggatcGCACGGTGGGTTACCTGCGCCGCTCCGTCCAGGACCACGGCCTCTCCGACCACCTCAACATCATCATCACGGCCGACCACGGCATGACCACGGTGTTCCGCAACGGCCTGGTGAAAGAGATCGTGCTGTCTAAGATCCAGAACTTCACCTTCCAAGATCTGGACTTCCATCTGGTGGACTACGGGCCCTCCGGACTGCTCCTGCCCAAAGAGGGCAAGCTGGAGAAGGTGTACAAGGCCCTGAAGGGAgctcacccacacctccacgtCTACAAGAAAGAGGAGATGCCCCAAAGACTGCACTTCGCCAACAACAGCCGCATATTACCCATCATCCTATGGGCTGACCAAGGTTATGTCATTAATGGG TATTTTCCAGTGCAGTTCAACAAAGGTGAGCATGGCTTCGACAACCACGACCTGGACATGAAGCCGTTCTTCCGGGCAGTGGGACCAGATTTCAGGAGGAATGTGGTGGTGGAGCCATTTGAATCAGTGAACATCTACCCCCTCATGTGTCACCTTCTGGGGATCACGCCCGAGCCCAATGACGGGAACCTGGACTTCACCCGGGCCATGCTACGCTCCTCCGAGCCACCAGGGG ACAGAGCTCCTTCCAGCAACGTCCTGTCAAGTGTGTTCATCGGCCTGGGTGCAGTAACTGGCTTCCTGTGCCTTGTGTTCGTTGTTGTAGTTACCAAAAGCACTCTGAACCGCCGAAGGAAAGAACATgg AACCGATGACCAGGAGAAGTCTGATGAGtgtcagaaaaaacaaacatcaTTTTAG